CATCAGCATcgtaaataataatgatcataattatactactactagtagtagtattactattatttctactaataacaataaaataataatactaatgatggtgctaataataataataataataataataataataataataataacaaaacactactactactaattagtatttttactattattattattattgttattattattattattattattattattattattattattgtgacgAGAACGATGGAAGTAATAAGGGTCATCAATAAAGGaagtcataataatgataacaagaaaaacaaaaacaacaacaaccatcgtCATTGTAAagtttacaacaacaacaacaacaacaacaacaacaatcagtactactactactactactactactactactactactactactactactaccactactactactactactactactactactactactactactactactactacacacacacacacacacacacacacacacacacacacacacacacacacacacatcatcatcatcatcatcatcatcatcatcatcaccatcatcaccatcaccatcatcatcaccatcaccatcaccatcatcatcatcgtccatTTTGTGTACTGTAATTTCAATACAATAAAATTGCAACAGAAAACATTACCATATCGATTAatccctgtatatatatatatatatatatatatatatatatatatatatatatatatatatatatatatatatatatatatatatatatatgcatatatatattttttcagtgaTCTCATGTATCATTTAGAGGTGCAGTGAATATCTTACGTGAACGAAATATTTTATTTCATGTCAATTAAATTTACTATATATGTCATTTTTTAGGTGGCAGTTCATTCTGACAAATTCTATAATGCGATATACATTTTAACCATGATAGGTGTCATAAGTAAGACCAACGCAGTGCCTCTCCCGTTGTATCAGTGTAAGACTCTCTTCCCTACTTCTATGGACTGGTAAAATGCTTCTATGGGTGATGACTTGTATATAtacactttctttcatttagttACACTGCAGTGAAAAATATTCATACTActctgcaataaaaaaaaaaaaaaaaaaaaatcacgctcAGGGCCAAACGTCCAATGCAGGCCGTGCGCAACATTTTTTCCCCCCGTCTTTAATAGGTAAAATAGAGCCTGTTATTCGGTGTTTACAGAATGTGTCTTCTATGTATCACATAATCACTGTAGAAGCCACGTAAGACTGACTATAACTACGTATTCGTTTATGAaattcaaatatatataaaatttttgcACAACAATTTCTCAGGTCTGAAACCATGTCACCAGTCCTCCTATTCCTACCCCAGATACACACCACCAATGCATAGGAATGAGCCTTAGAAGGAACAATAAACAGTCCCTGTACTATGATTATATATATCAATTAACCAGGAACAAGCCAGACATAGCCATATGATACAGTTTTTCATTTCAATACAACAAATCGTGAAATGCATATAAAATATCACAACACTACTGCGACCTCCATGCCTGCTCTATATCCAGCCACCGACGGCTAGGAGCCACTCGGTTGGATTCTTTCTCTACCACATATTTCAGCCTCTACAcggtttttcttcttgtttttggtgTCCTAATCGATCATATAGCTTTGCCTATCATATGCAACATCAATAGTAGCCCAAAATATTATATACtaagcaagaaaagagagatgaccTATCCTTATGGACTCTCGCTATGGCCGCGAGGCGAGCAAcctgtgtttgtttatccaaAATGTATCATTTATTCTGACTAAGTCTTTCCACATACAGTGCTCAAAGGTCTCTTGAATTGAAGATGAatatttcttcttcaatttGATATACAACATGTATGTGTAGAAATTCAAGATAGAAAGCTACGAGATGTTAAATAAGAATATATGGAGTTTCAGAATAGAGTTCTTCTGACATTTCATCTAATATCTTCATGTAGCCGAGTCGCACCTTCGTTTGGTTATTATGATACTGTAGATAAATCTATATACTAGCGATATACAACATAAAACACTTAAATTATTTCCTTTAGGGTCTATTATATTTGAGAGAAGAAAGTTAACAAACACAAATGCTCCCGAGCGCCGATCAACTTCCAACGAAAACGAGTGCTAGTGTTTACGGTGCTACTTTTGCGTCCGCGCTGAGAGCATATAGCGCGCGGGAGCGAGAATCTGGCATCACTCGCTCTCGAGCAGACCAAGCATCCACACGCTCTCATCTACCAGCTACCAGCTACCCAACCAAAACCTCTACCATGGCCGACTCTGCCCCTGCCGCTGCCCCTGCTGCCCCTGCCAAGAAGGCCGCGAAGGCGAAGAAGGCCCCAGCCAAGCCTACCCACCCTGCCTACGCTGTCATGATTGCTGAGGCCATCAAGGCTTTGGCAGAGCGCACTGGATCATCTCGTCAGGCCATCCTGAAGTACATCGTCGCCACCTACACCGTTGGGGACGAGAAGAAGGCTGGTGTCCGTCTCAAGCTTGCCCTGAAGAAGCAGGTCCAGGCCGGTGCCCTCAAGCAAGTCAAGGGAGCTGGTGCATCTGGCTCATTCAAGCTTGCAAAGGATGAAGCCAAGCCTGCTGCCAAGAAGCCTGCTGCCAAGAAAGCTGCCGCTAAGAAGCCTGCTGCAAAGAAGCCTGCCGCCAAGAAGGTAGCCAAGAAGCCTGCTGCTAAGAAGCCTGCTGCAAAGAAGGCTGCTGCCAAGAAGACCCCAGTCAAGAAGGCGACAAAGAAGCCCGCTGCCAAGAAGGCTGTAAAGAAGGTCGCAAAGAAGCCCGCTGCCAAGAAGCCCGCACCCAAGAAGGCGGCGAAGAAGCCTGCACCCAAGAAGTAAACCTGATCTGCAAATATTAGGTTTAGAGCATCACTAGGTGCGACGTATTTACTTCTGAAAGAAGTACTAGGTTAAGTAAAATTTTTATTGTACCTGATTTAAGATATCCgaatgtatatattatataatatattatatattgtgtacaatgtctttctatttttccacttGACTGAGAAAAACAACTTGTTAAATACTAAAGATACTGGTGGACGAACAACTGAAAACTAGGTAAGTTACTGAAATAGAAAACTGGCAGTGAAAAACTAAAACTGGTGACTTGAACTTGCTAAATACTAAAAACTTGAGATAATGGTGGACGAACAAGTGAGAACTAGGTAAGTAACTGAAAATAGTGACTTGTAAGTGACAATCTTGGATAACTGAAAATGTTAAGTTTCCTTTTAGTTGGAAAAATATGGAATCTGGTAAGTCTCCCATGAAATTACTTAGAAAACCGTTGCTATGGGGACGAAGCAGATCAGCTGACGGACTCCACAACTTTGAGAGAGGACTTGGGACATGGCAGAGAAAGTAAGGATATTATTGTTTGGTTGGAGTGCTGATATTTAAGAGTGGATAGTCAATATTTCAGTGTAATCCTACTTTGCTTCGTGTATAACTTGAATAATCAACTTAGACACAAGGGGTTCCGCCAGATCCTCAGCTTCGCTGCCGTGCTACTGAGTGAAGAGTCggactttgaaaataatccCCGTCCAGTGAGGATCTTTTATCATCTTGAGGATGATACGCTGCGAGTGGTTGAACCCCCAACACACAACGCCGGCATGGTTCAAGGTACTCTTTATGAcgtcaaatatttttttaatgatacGGGACTTTTCCCAtatgaatatatgaaaagaattGCCGAGACTAGCTATGAGTTATGTATTTTATCCTTTTAGGAACGGTAGTGGGCAGACAACGAGTACCAACCAGCATCCATCCGTTGGCGCCTCACGTGACTCTCAATCATATCTCGGCATGTAATCATCGCGAATCACGTTTACGAAGCGAAGTAAAATTTTTCCTAGTATATGCATGTTATTAATATCATGACAATAAAAAATCTATTAGACAAAATGCACAATAAATGATCAAATtatcaataatataataaaaaaagtaaaacagacaAAGAACTTGCAATAAGTAGTTAGATCAATGCACAAATATTAGTAGTCACTGGTAAGATTTTTCCTCTGAGTGCAGGTATCGATCATATTTGTGTGTAAGGTTGTGTAATTTTGTAACatcccatattctctctctctctctctctctctctctctctctctctctctctctctctctctctctctccctccatagacgattattcattttctattttcacctatttatttttcaaactgTTATCAAACCGAATTAAGTTATTACTGCAACAAAGAagtaaaaattgataaatataacCAGTGAACTATATTACTTTTAGCTATTCTAACTGGatttataataatatataatagcaAACGTTAGCGTAAAAATCCTGAAAtcctttttttaatctaatTTAATTTTTGAAGCACAGAAAACTTGTTATTAAATACTTAACAAATCatttatccatatttcttttattttactgatAGTGAGAGAAGTGATAGTGGTTTCTCTGGAACAGATTGGAGAGTGCGTAACATTGCTGGGGAAGCGATATCTAGTGACTGGCTGTGACTCTGCCACCAGAACGTACCTTTCCTCTCTGGGCTTGGCTCCCACCCCAGATCTTATACCCTACTCGACTACCTTCATCCTCCCCAGCCAGGTTAACTTGCTACTGTGTGATTTGTAAAAGATAAATCAGTTGCATATATCTAAACATATACGTAACTTGTGTAACACTTACACATATACTGGCAAATCTTTGAACTTCAAAAAATCTATACATTTCCATGACAGGCTGGTACAGATACTAGGGCTGCTAAGCTCCCCTTCTCGCTGGAGTGGCCCAAGAAACACCCGCTTGCGACTTTCGTTCAACACTCCACTCAAGTTCTAAGGTGAGATTCACACCGCGCCACACTTTCACCTTGCCAGGGGCCAGCACGTCAAAACCTTTATATTAATCTATAAATTTTCGAGAAAGTGCATTTAGTACCTTTGCTTTGAATCAAGCAAATCGGCCTCAATTCTGTAGTGGTGAAAAAAAGTCCAAATAATATTTATTAGTTAAATTATTGGAGGCTACGTCCCAATTTGGTGGTAGgtattggtgagtgtgtgtgtgtgtgtgtgtgtgtgtgtgtgtgtgtgtgtgtgtgtgtgtgtgtgtgtgtgttacgcgcACACGCGGAAAGTCCCGGGAGACTGATATGAAGGTGGATGGGAACAGGCACACGAATGTTGCAAAATGGTAATTAAGTACTTGTTATTGGGTATAGATTTGGATTTCATGGCTACAAAGATTCTTTTGACTTTCCAGATCTTATTACATTTAGGTTCTCTTTGCTTAGAAGATGCCAATTTTAAAACTTGAGTATTTATTGGGCACAAACAGGATTGGGTCTCGGGG
This DNA window, taken from Portunus trituberculatus isolate SZX2019 chromosome 15, ASM1759143v1, whole genome shotgun sequence, encodes the following:
- the LOC123504165 gene encoding histone H1-beta, late embryonic-like, which codes for MADSAPAAAPAAPAKKAAKAKKAPAKPTHPAYAVMIAEAIKALAERTGSSRQAILKYIVATYTVGDEKKAGVRLKLALKKQVQAGALKQVKGAGASGSFKLAKDEAKPAAKKPAAKKAAAKKPAAKKPAAKKVAKKPAAKKPAAKKAAAKKTPVKKATKKPAAKKAVKKVAKKPAAKKPAPKKAAKKPAPKK